DNA from Kineosporiaceae bacterium:
CGCGCTGGTGGCCAACCGGGCCCGCGTGGTCGGCTTCCTGCGGGAGGGGGAGCGTGTCGTCGGGGCCCGGGTGCGCGACCTGGAGCGCGGGGTCGAGTTCGAGGTGCACGCCCAGCAGGTGATCAACGCGACCGGGGTGTGGACCGACGAGACCCAGGCCCTGGTCGGCGAGCGCGGCCAGTTCAAGGTGCGCTCGTCCAAGGGAATCCACCTGGTCGTGCCGCGGGATCGCATCCTGTCCTCCACCGGCATCATCCTGCGCACCGAGAAGTCGGTGCTGTTCGTGATCCCCTGGGGCCGGCACTGGATCGTGGGCACCACCGACACCGACTGGAACCTGGACAAGGCCCACCCGGCGGCGTCCAAGCGGGACATCGACTACGTCCTCGACACCGTCAACACGGTGTTGGCACGGCCGTTGACCCGCGAGGACGTCGAGGGCGTCTACGCCGGGCTGCGTCCGCTGCTGTCCGGTGAGAGCGACCAGACCTCGCAGCTGTCCCGCGAGCACGTGGTCGCCCACCCGACGCCCGGCCTGGTCGTGGTCGCGGGCGGCAAGTACACCACCTACCGCGTGATGGCTGCCGACGCCGTCGACGAGGTTGCTCGCGCGCTGGACTTCCGGGTGGCGCCGAGCTGCACCGACGAGGTGCCGTTGCTCGGCGCCGAGGGATACCGGGCGGCGTGGAACGCCCGCGCTCGCACCGCCGCGGCCACCGGGTTGCACGTGGCGCGGATCGAACACCTGCTGCAGCGCTATGGCTCGATGACCGACCAGGTGCTGGCGTTGTGCGCGGCCGACCCGGCTCTCGCCGAGCCGCTGACCGGAGCCGACGACTATCTGGCAGCCGAGGTGGTCTACGCCGCCTCACACGAGGGGGCGCGTCACCTGGACGACGTCCTGGCCCGCCGCACGCGGATCTCGATCGAGACCTGGGACCGGGGCGTGTCGACCGCGCCACAGGCTGGTGCGCTGATGGCCGGCGTGCTCGGCTGGAGCGCGGACCAACTCGACCGCGAGGTGCGCCACTATCTGGCGCGGGTCGAGGCCGAGCGGGCCTCCCAGGCACAGCTGGACGACGAGGCGGCGGACGCCGTCCGGATGGGCGCGCCGGAGATCGTGCCGGTGGCCTGAGCCACGTCACCTCGCGCCGACTCGCGTCGTCCGAGCCGTCCGCGTGCCGGCTGGCCCGAACGGCTGAGTGCCGTCCGGCAGTCGGGGGGTCACCGAGAAGGGCGGCTCAAGGGGTGGCGGATGCCTGCCGAAGGGGGAATCGGATCAGGCAACCGGCCCCTGGGGAGCAACTCGTGACGATCATCAAGGCGACGTGCCCGTGCTGTGGCGACGTCGAGCTGACGCGCGATCAGGTGAGCCTGACGGTGCACCCCGTCAAGGAGCGCTCCTCCTACGCCTTCGTGTGCCCGCAGTGTGGTGACGAGGTGCGCAAACCCGCCGGCGCCGAGGTGATCCGGTTGCTCAAGATGGGTGGCGTGACGGCGGTGCCGGTGGACATGCCGGCCGAGGCCGCCGAGCTGCACGAGGGACCCCGGCTGACCGAGGACGAGTGCCTCGACTTCGCCAACTGGTTGTCGTCGGCGACCGCGGTGGCCGCGGCCGCTGCGGTCGGCCTGCACCAGAGGCTGGACGCCGGTCTGGACTGAGCCTTCCCGGCGCCGCGCCGCTGGGCACCGGCTACCCTGCGGCCATGGCCATGGAGCGCTGGCGCACGCTGACGCACGGCGTGGTCGCCTCCGGGGCCGCAGGCTCGATCACCACCCGCTCGCCTTGGACGGGGGAGGCGCTCGCCGACCTGCCGCTGAGCACCCCCGAGGACGTCGGGATGGCGGTGCAACGCACCCGCGCGCGGCAGCCGGAGTGGGCCGCCCGATCTGCGCGGGAGCGGGCCGGCGTGCTGCTGCGGTGGCACGACCTGGTGCTGCGCCGCCAGGACGAGGTGCTCGATCTGATCCAACTCGAGACCGGCAAGGCCCGTACCCACGCCTTCGACGAGGTCGCCCACGTCGCGATGGTGGCGCGGTGGTACGCCCGCCGAGGTCCGGCGATGCTGGACGACGAGCGGCACGTGGGCCTGGTCCCCGGGCTGACCCGGATTCGCGAGGTGCACCACCCGCGCGGCGTCGTCGGGGTCATATCGCCGTGGAACTACCCGCTGACCCTGGGCATCGGCGATGCCCTGGCGGCGCTCCTGGCGGGCAACGCCGTGGTGATCAAGCCGGACGAGAAGACCACGGTGACGGCGCTGTGGGCGGCGCGCCTGCTGCGTGAGGCCGGCCTGCCGGAGGGCGTGGTGCAGGTGGTGGCGGGTGACGGCCCGGGGGTCGGCGGGGCGCTGGTGGGCGCCGTGGACTACGTCTGCTTCACCGGCTCCACAGCCGTCGGGCGGCTGATCGCCGAGCAAGCCGGGGGGCGCCTGATCGGCTGTTCCCTCGAACTGGGCGGCAAGAACGCGCTCTACGTGGCCGCGGATGCCGACCTCGACCGAGCCGCGGAGGGCGCCGTCCGTGATTGCTTCGGCAACGCCGGTCAGCTGTGCGTCTCGACCGAGCGGCTGTTGCTGCACGCCGACATCGTCGAGGCCTTCCTGGAGCGCTTCCTCGGCCGGGTGCGCCGGCTACGGCTGGGGGCCGCACTGGACTACTCGACCGACGTCGGCAGCCTGGTCTCGGCCGAGCAGTTGAGGCGTGTGGCGACCCACGTCGACGACGCGGTGGCCCAGGGCGCGCGGGTGCTCGCCGGGGGGCGAGCCCGACCCGACCTCGGCCCGACGTTCTACGAACCCACCGTGTTGGCCGACGTGCCGCCGGCGGCCGTCTGTTTCACGCAGGAGACGTTCGGTCCCGTGGTGATGGTGCGCATCGTGCCGGACGACGAGAGCGCGCTCGCCGTGATCGACGAGGGCGAGTTCGGGCTCACCGCCTCGTTCTGGACCCGTGACCCGGCCCGCGGCGCCGCCCTGGCCCGGCGCGTGAGCACGGGGACGGCGTCCGTGAACGAGACCTATGCCGTGGTGTTCGGCAGCGTGACCACCCCGATGGGCGGCCGGCGAGCCTCCGGCCTGGGGCGGCGTCACGGGCTCGACGGGCTGCGGCGGTTCACCGAGACCCAGTCGGTGGCGACCCAGCACGTGGTGGGTCTGGGGCCGCTCTATGCCCGGGGGCCGGGGCGTGTGGCATCCCTGTTCACCGGGGCGCTGCGGACGGCGCGGGCGGCGCGGCTGCCCTGGCCCTGAGCAGGTGGGGCATGCCCGAACCGTTGTGCGCTGCCGTGAGCTGGTGCGAGGTGTCAGAGTAGGGGCCATGAGTGACTCCGTCGTCCCGCCGCCCGCGGGTCCGCCGTCCGGGCTGCTCACCGAGTCCGATCGTGAGGCGGTCCTCGCGGCACTCACCGTGCACCGCGAGGCCGGCCGCCTCTCACCCACCGAGTTCGAGGCGCGTCAGGTGGTGGCATCGCGGGCCCGCACCTGGGCCGAGGTGGGCGTGCTGTTCGGCGATCTGCCGGCTCCACAGCCACAGCCACGCTCTGGTGCCCCGTTCGAGCCAGGAGCGACAGCCGCCGCCCCCGGTGGGGTCGACTGGTTGGCGAGGCTGGCCGCGGCCACGCCCATCATTGCTCTGATCTTGTTCTTCGTGACGAAGAACTGGCTCTGGTTCCTGATGGTCCCGTTGATGTGGACCCTGGCCAAGGGGCCGCACCGCCGGTCGTGACCGGCCTCAGTCGGCCGAGGACATGGCGAACCGGGCGAGGTAGCGGCGCAGCGCCTCGGCCGTCTCCCCGGTCGGGAACGGCTCGAACTGGATGCCGAAGGCCACCCGCTTGCGTCGCGGCATCCGGTGGCGCACCAAGCCGGTCAGCTCCAGGGCGCCGGCCTCGCTGCCGAGCTTGATCTGGATGATGTCGCCGGGCTGCATCCGCGCGAGCATGAACTCGTCACCGATGACGCAGCGCAGGCCTC
Protein-coding regions in this window:
- a CDS encoding aldehyde dehydrogenase family protein; its protein translation is MAMERWRTLTHGVVASGAAGSITTRSPWTGEALADLPLSTPEDVGMAVQRTRARQPEWAARSARERAGVLLRWHDLVLRRQDEVLDLIQLETGKARTHAFDEVAHVAMVARWYARRGPAMLDDERHVGLVPGLTRIREVHHPRGVVGVISPWNYPLTLGIGDALAALLAGNAVVIKPDEKTTVTALWAARLLREAGLPEGVVQVVAGDGPGVGGALVGAVDYVCFTGSTAVGRLIAEQAGGRLIGCSLELGGKNALYVAADADLDRAAEGAVRDCFGNAGQLCVSTERLLLHADIVEAFLERFLGRVRRLRLGAALDYSTDVGSLVSAEQLRRVATHVDDAVAQGARVLAGGRARPDLGPTFYEPTVLADVPPAAVCFTQETFGPVVMVRIVPDDESALAVIDEGEFGLTASFWTRDPARGAALARRVSTGTASVNETYAVVFGSVTTPMGGRRASGLGRRHGLDGLRRFTETQSVATQHVVGLGPLYARGPGRVASLFTGALRTARAARLPWP
- a CDS encoding DUF1707 domain-containing protein; translation: MSDSVVPPPAGPPSGLLTESDREAVLAALTVHREAGRLSPTEFEARQVVASRARTWAEVGVLFGDLPAPQPQPRSGAPFEPGATAAAPGGVDWLARLAAATPIIALILFFVTKNWLWFLMVPLMWTLAKGPHRRS
- a CDS encoding glycerol-3-phosphate dehydrogenase/oxidase → MAAMQRQTVDVLVVGGGVVGAGCALDAATRGLSVAMVEARDWASGTSSRSSKLIHGGLRYLEMLDFALVLEALRERGLILTRLAPHLTRPVPFLYPLKHRAWERPYVTAGLTLYDVMARTGDASAGLPMHKHLTRKQALRLAPSLRKDALVGAVQYYDAQLDDARHTMNIVRTAAAYGALVANRARVVGFLREGERVVGARVRDLERGVEFEVHAQQVINATGVWTDETQALVGERGQFKVRSSKGIHLVVPRDRILSSTGIILRTEKSVLFVIPWGRHWIVGTTDTDWNLDKAHPAASKRDIDYVLDTVNTVLARPLTREDVEGVYAGLRPLLSGESDQTSQLSREHVVAHPTPGLVVVAGGKYTTYRVMAADAVDEVARALDFRVAPSCTDEVPLLGAEGYRAAWNARARTAAATGLHVARIEHLLQRYGSMTDQVLALCAADPALAEPLTGADDYLAAEVVYAASHEGARHLDDVLARRTRISIETWDRGVSTAPQAGALMAGVLGWSADQLDREVRHYLARVEAERASQAQLDDEAADAVRMGAPEIVPVA